One region of Streptomyces davaonensis JCM 4913 genomic DNA includes:
- a CDS encoding MBL fold metallo-hydrolase: MPSSPATPASPARRTLLRTAAAASALPLLPTPAHAAPQPASRGTELILLGTSGGPVPMHGRAGIASALVVDGRAYLIDCGPGTFGRYAQAWLTAEQLTAIFVTHLHSDHLSDLYALLWLRFGGFQPLENPVHIYGPGSAGNLPAVWPKGRTVRTVAPSEPAPGTEDLIAGHIAATAYDINVRMRSEGWPDIRTLIRPHDVRFPMPKGAGPRKLMAPPMEPFEVMQDDRVRVTAVLVEHPPVFPSFAFRFDTADGSVVFSGDTAPCGNVARLARGADVLVHEVMDLDTLALGGLRPAQLRHMEISHTDATRVGPLAERAGVGTLVLSHLVPGATNIVSDQTWHTKASKGYSGRVIVGNDLARLPVGSPRT, from the coding sequence ATGCCCTCATCCCCTGCCACTCCTGCCTCCCCTGCCCGCCGTACTTTGCTGCGCACCGCCGCTGCCGCCTCCGCCCTGCCCCTGCTCCCCACCCCCGCACACGCCGCGCCCCAGCCGGCGAGCCGTGGCACCGAGCTGATCCTGCTCGGCACCAGCGGCGGCCCCGTCCCCATGCACGGTCGGGCAGGAATCGCGTCGGCGCTGGTAGTCGACGGCCGCGCATACCTCATCGACTGCGGCCCCGGCACATTCGGCCGATACGCACAGGCCTGGCTGACGGCCGAACAACTCACGGCGATCTTCGTCACGCACCTGCACTCCGACCATCTGTCGGACCTGTACGCCCTGTTGTGGCTGAGGTTCGGCGGATTCCAGCCACTGGAGAACCCGGTACACATCTACGGCCCGGGTTCCGCAGGGAATCTCCCCGCAGTCTGGCCGAAGGGCCGCACGGTGCGCACCGTCGCTCCATCGGAGCCCGCACCCGGAACGGAGGACCTGATCGCCGGGCACATCGCCGCCACCGCGTACGACATCAACGTACGCATGCGCAGCGAGGGCTGGCCCGACATCCGCACGCTCATCCGCCCGCACGACGTTCGCTTCCCGATGCCGAAGGGCGCGGGCCCGCGGAAGCTGATGGCGCCACCGATGGAACCGTTCGAGGTGATGCAGGACGACCGTGTTCGCGTAACCGCGGTACTCGTCGAACACCCGCCGGTGTTCCCCTCCTTCGCCTTCCGCTTCGACACCGCCGACGGCTCAGTGGTGTTCAGCGGCGACACCGCGCCGTGCGGAAACGTGGCGCGGCTGGCGCGCGGCGCGGACGTGCTGGTGCACGAGGTGATGGACCTGGACACGCTGGCCCTGGGCGGACTGCGGCCGGCGCAGCTACGCCACATGGAGATCAGCCACACGGACGCGACCCGCGTGGGCCCACTCGCCGAACGCGCCGGCGTGGGCACGCTAGTGCTGTCGCATCTGGTCCCCGGCGCCACGAACATCGTCTCCGACCAGACCTGGCACACCAAGGCGAGCAAGGGCTACTCGGGCCGCGTGATCGTCGGCAACGACCTCGCGCGGCTGCCGGTGGGATCCCCGCGGACCTGA
- the cysC gene encoding adenylyl-sulfate kinase, producing MRTPPTPGATVWLTGLPSSGKTTLAQALASRLTREGHRVEVLDGDEIRTFLSAGLGFTREDRDTNVQRIGLVAEVLARNGILVLVPVIAPYADSREAVRKRHEASATPYLEVHVATPLQVCAVRDVKGLYAQARAGRLSGLTGIDDPYEPPQTPDAKVETQLQSVDESVTAVHALMTQRGLL from the coding sequence ATGAGGACCCCGCCGACCCCGGGCGCCACGGTGTGGCTGACCGGGCTGCCCAGCTCCGGCAAGACGACGCTCGCACAAGCACTGGCAAGCCGCCTCACCCGGGAGGGACACCGGGTCGAGGTCCTCGACGGCGACGAGATACGCACCTTCCTCAGCGCCGGCCTCGGCTTCACCCGCGAGGACCGGGACACCAACGTGCAGCGCATCGGCCTGGTCGCCGAGGTGCTGGCCCGCAACGGCATCCTGGTGCTGGTCCCGGTCATCGCGCCGTACGCCGACAGCCGCGAGGCGGTCCGCAAGCGGCACGAGGCGAGCGCCACCCCGTATCTGGAGGTGCATGTCGCAACTCCCCTCCAGGTGTGCGCCGTACGCGATGTGAAGGGCCTGTACGCGCAGGCCCGGGCCGGACGGCTGTCCGGACTCACCGGGATCGACGACCCCTATGAGCCGCCCCAGACACCGGACGCGAAGGTGGAGACCCAACTCCAGTCCGTGGACGAGTCGGTGACCGCCGTCCATGCGCTCATGACGCAACGGGGGCTGCTATGA
- a CDS encoding ABC transporter ATP-binding protein, giving the protein MSETALRALSSARPIALAEAEEPAVRLTHVSKWFDTAGRRQTVLDDIDLTVGRGEFVCVLGASGCGKSTLLNLVAGLDRPSAGAIEVTGGRRPALMFQEHALFPWLTAGRNVELALRLRGVPRSERPEEARRLLELVRLKDAYGKRVHELSGGMRQRVALARALAQESDVLLMDEPFAALDAITRDVLHEELTRIWTENNLTVLFVTHNVREAVRLGQRIVLLSSRPGRVAREWTDSDLPEAALTARVTDALREEIRRHGRR; this is encoded by the coding sequence ATGTCAGAAACGGCGCTGCGGGCCCTATCGTCGGCCCGCCCGATCGCCCTGGCCGAGGCGGAGGAGCCGGCCGTACGGCTCACCCATGTCTCCAAGTGGTTCGACACCGCGGGGCGGCGCCAGACGGTCCTGGACGACATCGATCTGACCGTAGGCCGCGGGGAGTTCGTCTGTGTGTTAGGCGCCTCGGGCTGCGGCAAGTCGACGCTCCTCAACCTGGTAGCGGGACTTGACCGGCCCTCCGCGGGCGCCATCGAGGTCACCGGCGGCCGACGGCCCGCGCTGATGTTCCAGGAGCACGCCCTGTTCCCCTGGCTCACCGCGGGCCGCAACGTCGAACTCGCCCTGCGGCTGCGCGGAGTGCCCCGGAGCGAGCGGCCCGAGGAGGCCCGCCGGCTCCTCGAACTGGTCCGGCTGAAGGACGCCTACGGCAAGCGTGTCCACGAGCTGTCCGGCGGTATGCGCCAGCGCGTCGCCCTGGCCCGCGCGCTCGCCCAGGAGAGCGATGTGCTGCTGATGGACGAGCCGTTCGCCGCGCTCGACGCCATCACCCGGGATGTGCTCCACGAGGAGCTCACCCGGATCTGGACCGAGAACAACCTCACCGTCCTGTTCGTCACTCACAACGTCCGCGAGGCGGTGCGGCTCGGGCAGCGGATCGTGCTGCTGTCCTCCCGCCCCGGCCGCGTCGCCCGCGAGTGGACCGACTCCGACCTCCCGGAGGCCGCGCTGACGGCCCGGGTCACCGACGCTCTGCGGGAGGAGATCCGCCGCCATGGGCGCCGGTGA
- a CDS encoding ABC transporter substrate-binding protein has translation MRLPEHRPALHRSRRPLRAALALLLLLFLAAGCGYGSRAPVAAAPAVGTGPPLSADEVSVGYFANVTHATALAGVQKGWFTRELGGTRLRTQVFNGGPSALEALNAGAVDIAWMGPSPAVNGYLRSEGRGLRIVSGAASGGVALVVDADAKVRGTDVRGLRIATPEAGNTQDVALLHWIREQGWEVDPRTGRGDVTVVRQSSKEIPTSFRRGTIDGAWVPEPVAAQLVAAGGRVLLDEADLWDDGAFVTALVVVSPTFLAEHPDVVEAVLRGSVRTNAWLKSRPDDGKAAVNDAIENVTGRPLERGVLDAAWRHVTLTDDPLAATLAEEAERADGLGLLDGNRAALDGIFDLRPLNRVLAERGEPAVDDAELGVRATPTT, from the coding sequence ATGCGGCTGCCTGAGCATCGCCCGGCACTCCACCGCTCCCGGCGTCCGCTCCGCGCGGCCCTGGCGCTGCTCCTGCTGCTGTTCCTGGCGGCGGGCTGCGGCTACGGGTCCCGGGCGCCGGTGGCGGCGGCACCGGCCGTGGGCACCGGACCACCGCTGTCGGCGGACGAGGTCTCCGTCGGCTACTTCGCCAACGTCACCCATGCCACCGCGCTCGCCGGGGTCCAGAAGGGCTGGTTCACCCGCGAGCTGGGCGGCACCCGGCTGCGCACACAGGTCTTCAACGGCGGCCCGTCGGCGCTGGAGGCGCTCAACGCGGGCGCCGTGGACATCGCGTGGATGGGACCGTCGCCCGCGGTCAACGGCTATCTGCGCTCCGAGGGGCGCGGTCTGCGGATCGTCTCGGGCGCCGCCTCGGGTGGGGTCGCGCTGGTCGTCGACGCCGACGCGAAGGTGCGCGGCACCGACGTGCGGGGCCTCAGGATCGCGACGCCGGAGGCGGGCAACACCCAGGACGTCGCGCTGCTGCACTGGATCCGCGAGCAGGGCTGGGAGGTGGACCCGCGCACCGGGCGCGGTGACGTCACCGTGGTACGGCAGTCGTCCAAGGAGATCCCGACCAGTTTCCGGCGGGGCACGATCGACGGGGCATGGGTGCCGGAGCCGGTGGCGGCCCAACTCGTCGCCGCCGGCGGACGGGTGCTCCTCGACGAGGCGGACCTGTGGGACGACGGCGCGTTCGTCACCGCCCTGGTGGTGGTGTCGCCGACCTTCCTGGCCGAGCATCCCGACGTCGTCGAGGCCGTGCTGCGCGGTTCGGTACGCACCAACGCCTGGCTGAAGAGCCGTCCCGACGACGGGAAGGCGGCCGTCAACGACGCCATCGAGAACGTGACCGGACGGCCACTGGAGCGCGGCGTCCTCGACGCGGCCTGGCGGCATGTGACCCTCACCGACGATCCCCTCGCCGCGACGCTCGCCGAGGAGGCCGAGCGGGCCGACGGGCTCGGGCTGCTCGACGGCAACCGTGCGGCCCTGGACGGAATCTTCGATCTGCGCCCCCTCAACCGGGTCCTCGCCGAACGGGGCGAACCGGCCGTGGACGACGCCGAACTCGGCGTCAGGGCCACTCCGACCACCTGA
- a CDS encoding sulfate adenylyltransferase subunit 1, whose amino-acid sequence MATDRPSEPTAAEADLLRWATAGSVDDGKSTLVGRLLHDSKSVLADQLEAVARASSGEGPDLALLTDGLRAEREQGITIDVAYRYFATPRRRFILADTPGHVQYTRNMVTGASTATLTVILVDARKGVVEQTRRHAAVAALLRVPHVVLAVNKMDLVGYEESVFRGIVEEFDRIVTELGIPEVTAIPISALAGDNVVEKSTRMDWYDGPTVLAHLETVPVADEVTDGPARFPVQYVIRSGDVRLYAGQLASGALRVGDRVTVLPSGRTTTVTGIDVLGEPAELVRSPQSGALRLADDIDVSRGDLIVPAAALPAVSRDVEAAVCHLHERPLKPGDHVLLKHTTRTVRAVVRRINGPGRLDLNEIGQVALRTSERLAFDRYEDSRRTGSFVLIDPADGSTLTAGMVGATAPGPPDAAA is encoded by the coding sequence ATGGCCACCGACCGGCCCTCGGAGCCGACCGCGGCCGAGGCGGACCTGCTCCGCTGGGCCACCGCCGGCTCGGTGGACGACGGCAAGTCCACCCTCGTAGGGCGGCTGCTGCACGATTCGAAGTCCGTCCTCGCCGACCAGCTGGAGGCCGTCGCCCGCGCCTCCTCCGGCGAGGGCCCCGACCTGGCCCTGCTCACCGACGGGCTGCGCGCCGAGCGCGAGCAGGGCATCACCATCGACGTCGCCTACCGCTACTTCGCCACACCCCGGCGCCGGTTCATCCTCGCCGACACCCCGGGACACGTGCAGTACACCCGCAACATGGTCACCGGCGCCTCCACGGCCACGCTGACCGTGATCCTCGTCGACGCCCGCAAGGGCGTGGTCGAGCAGACCCGGCGGCACGCGGCCGTCGCAGCGCTGCTGCGGGTGCCGCACGTGGTCCTCGCCGTCAACAAGATGGACCTCGTCGGCTACGAGGAATCCGTGTTCCGGGGCATCGTCGAGGAGTTCGACCGGATCGTCACGGAACTCGGCATTCCCGAGGTCACCGCGATCCCGATCTCCGCGCTCGCCGGTGACAACGTCGTCGAGAAGTCCACGCGCATGGACTGGTACGACGGCCCGACCGTCCTCGCGCACCTGGAGACCGTCCCCGTGGCGGACGAGGTGACCGACGGACCCGCCCGGTTCCCGGTCCAGTACGTCATCCGCTCCGGCGACGTCCGCCTCTACGCCGGTCAGCTCGCCTCCGGCGCGCTGCGGGTCGGCGACCGGGTCACCGTGCTGCCGTCCGGGCGCACCACCACCGTCACCGGCATCGACGTACTGGGCGAACCGGCCGAGCTGGTCCGCTCACCGCAGTCCGGCGCACTGCGGCTCGCCGACGACATCGACGTCTCCCGGGGCGACCTGATCGTCCCGGCGGCGGCGCTGCCCGCGGTGTCCCGGGACGTCGAGGCGGCCGTGTGCCATCTGCACGAACGGCCGCTCAAGCCCGGCGACCACGTGCTGCTGAAGCACACCACGCGCACGGTGCGCGCGGTGGTCCGCCGGATCAACGGGCCGGGCAGGCTCGACCTGAACGAGATCGGCCAGGTCGCCCTGCGCACCTCCGAACGGCTCGCGTTCGACCGGTACGAGGACAGCCGACGCACCGGCTCCTTCGTCCTGATCGACCCGGCCGACGGCTCCACGCTGACCGCGGGCATGGTCGGCGCGACCGCTCCGGGACCCCCCGATGCGGCTGCCTGA
- a CDS encoding ABC transporter permease has protein sequence MGAGETVATRKNAPEAQETAAVEAGLDALDSAPVGSARTPLRQILRERVLPPVAAAALVLLAWQLAYEAEVKPHYLLPSPTDVWRALSDQWYEGTLFSTVWTSMQRGALGFAAAVVIGTALGLLLGAVRSLRVGIGPVLSGLQSLPSVAWVPAAVVWFGLTDATIYAVVLLGAVPSIANGLLAGVDQVPPLYLRAGRVLGATGPARVRHILLPAALPGYLAGLKQGWAFSWRSLMAAELIASSPELGLGLGQLLENARTYQDMALVLATIAEILVVGITVDLMLFAPLERRVLQSRGLAGARS, from the coding sequence ATGGGCGCCGGTGAGACGGTGGCGACCAGGAAGAACGCACCGGAGGCCCAGGAGACCGCGGCCGTCGAGGCCGGTCTCGACGCGCTGGACAGCGCTCCCGTCGGCTCCGCCCGGACACCGTTGCGGCAGATCCTGCGGGAGCGGGTGCTGCCGCCGGTGGCCGCCGCCGCGCTCGTCCTGCTGGCCTGGCAGCTCGCCTACGAGGCCGAGGTCAAGCCGCACTATCTGCTGCCCTCGCCGACGGACGTGTGGCGGGCCCTGTCGGACCAGTGGTACGAGGGCACGCTGTTCTCCACGGTGTGGACGAGCATGCAGCGCGGCGCCCTCGGCTTCGCGGCGGCCGTCGTCATCGGCACGGCGCTGGGACTGCTGCTCGGCGCGGTGCGGTCGCTGCGGGTCGGGATCGGTCCCGTGCTGTCGGGGCTCCAGTCGTTGCCATCGGTGGCGTGGGTACCGGCGGCGGTCGTGTGGTTCGGGCTCACCGACGCCACCATCTACGCGGTCGTCCTGCTGGGCGCCGTACCGTCCATCGCGAACGGGCTGCTGGCGGGCGTGGACCAGGTGCCGCCGCTGTACCTGCGGGCCGGCCGGGTACTCGGCGCCACCGGCCCCGCCCGGGTCCGCCACATCCTGCTGCCCGCGGCGCTGCCCGGCTATCTGGCGGGGCTGAAGCAGGGGTGGGCATTCTCCTGGCGGTCCTTGATGGCGGCCGAACTCATCGCCAGCTCCCCGGAGTTGGGACTGGGCTTGGGGCAACTGCTGGAGAACGCCCGCACGTACCAGGACATGGCCCTGGTCTTGGCCACCATCGCGGAGATCCTGGTGGTCGGGATCACGGTGGACCTGATGCTGTTCGCGCCGTTGGAGAGGCGGGTGCTGCAGTCGAGGGGGCTGGCGGGGGCGCGGTCGTGA
- a CDS encoding PucR family transcriptional regulator, with the protein MSAGSESSWLLRLAPSSAVPPQPACPPETLAIAEVPLGPGPVGWAVEVARDMAAHIVRQVPEHGTPGAYPPFQRAVEATVLTALRGLATEPEPNASLVAPHAVAGIAELARRNVPLDRVLRGVRLGHAYLHARLMEALDKEPEDIRAQEVHRISELLFVYADVQSSRLAEEYVAERDRWRRSTEAARRRTVDDLLSGRSIGGPVAARTLGYELARHHAAFIVTSHSQDTSPDELRQLAAELCRAAGGESLLAVPDGTTELWAWACWPAEPPRDALAALPALVPERRPLRVALGPVGYGVEGFRRSHRGAREAERVSRLGRTGWLCDYTDVSTAALLTADAEHARWFAARVLGALGADDPRMRELRETLRVYLAEGRSPQGAAELLFVARNTVTYRVRRALELLGRPLEQDALELRMALEIARLLGPG; encoded by the coding sequence GTGAGCGCCGGTTCGGAATCATCGTGGCTGCTCCGGCTGGCACCGTCGTCCGCCGTGCCGCCGCAACCGGCGTGTCCCCCGGAGACGCTGGCCATCGCCGAAGTGCCGCTGGGTCCGGGACCGGTCGGCTGGGCCGTCGAGGTGGCGCGGGACATGGCGGCGCACATCGTGCGGCAGGTGCCCGAGCACGGCACCCCCGGCGCGTACCCCCCGTTCCAGCGGGCGGTGGAGGCCACCGTCCTGACGGCCCTGCGGGGCCTCGCCACCGAACCGGAGCCGAACGCCTCCCTGGTGGCGCCGCACGCGGTGGCCGGAATCGCCGAACTGGCCCGCCGCAACGTCCCGTTGGACCGGGTACTGCGCGGCGTGCGGCTAGGCCATGCCTATCTGCACGCACGACTCATGGAGGCACTCGACAAGGAACCCGAGGACATCCGCGCCCAGGAGGTCCACCGGATCAGCGAGTTGCTCTTCGTCTACGCCGACGTCCAGTCCAGCCGCCTGGCCGAGGAGTACGTCGCCGAACGGGACCGCTGGCGACGCAGCACCGAGGCCGCCCGCCGTCGAACGGTGGACGACCTGCTGTCCGGACGGTCGATCGGCGGGCCGGTCGCCGCGCGCACCCTCGGCTACGAACTGGCCCGCCACCACGCGGCGTTCATCGTCACCTCCCACTCCCAGGACACCTCCCCCGACGAACTGCGCCAACTGGCCGCCGAATTGTGCCGAGCGGCAGGCGGCGAGAGCCTGCTGGCCGTACCGGACGGCACCACCGAACTGTGGGCATGGGCCTGCTGGCCGGCCGAGCCGCCCCGCGACGCGCTGGCCGCCCTGCCCGCGCTGGTCCCCGAGCGCAGACCTCTACGGGTGGCGCTCGGACCGGTCGGCTACGGCGTGGAGGGCTTCCGGCGCAGCCACCGCGGCGCCCGCGAGGCCGAACGCGTGTCCCGCCTCGGCCGTACGGGCTGGCTGTGCGACTACACCGACGTCAGCACGGCGGCCCTGCTCACGGCCGACGCGGAACATGCGCGGTGGTTCGCGGCACGGGTGCTGGGGGCGTTGGGGGCCGACGATCCACGGATGCGGGAGCTGCGGGAGACGCTGCGGGTGTACCTCGCCGAGGGCCGGAGTCCGCAGGGGGCGGCCGAACTGCTGTTCGTGGCGCGCAACACGGTGACGTATCGGGTGCGGCGGGCCCTGGAGTTGCTGGGGCGGCCGCTGGAGCAGGATGCGCTGGAGCTGCGGATGGCGCTGGAGATCGCGCGGTTGTTGGGGCCGGGGTAG
- the cysD gene encoding sulfate adenylyltransferase subunit CysD — protein MTTVAARLGHTDVLEAEAAYIFREVAGEFEKPVLLFSGGKDSVVMLHLALKAFAPAPLPFALLHVDTGHNFPEVLAYRDRVVAAHGLTLHVASVQDYIDRGVLRERPDGTRNPLQTLPLLEAISGGGFDAVFGGGRRDEEKARAKERVFSLRDEFGTWDPRRQRPELWQLYNGRHLPGEHVRIFPLSNWTELDVWQYIAREGIELPSIYFAHEREVFLRSGMWLAPGDWGGPRGGEPVEKRRVRYRTVGDMSCTGAVLSEASGVDEVIVEITASRLTERGATRADDRLSEAAMEDRKREGYF, from the coding sequence ATGACGACGGTTGCCGCCCGGCTCGGGCACACCGACGTACTGGAGGCGGAGGCTGCCTACATCTTCCGGGAGGTGGCCGGGGAGTTCGAGAAGCCGGTGCTGTTGTTCTCCGGCGGCAAGGACTCCGTGGTGATGCTGCATCTGGCGCTGAAGGCGTTCGCGCCGGCGCCGCTGCCGTTCGCGCTGCTGCACGTGGACACCGGGCACAACTTCCCGGAGGTGCTCGCCTACCGGGACCGGGTGGTGGCCGCACATGGACTCACCCTCCATGTGGCGTCCGTACAGGACTACATCGACCGGGGTGTGCTGCGCGAACGTCCCGACGGCACCCGCAATCCGCTCCAGACGCTGCCGCTGCTGGAGGCGATCAGCGGCGGCGGGTTCGACGCGGTGTTCGGCGGCGGACGGCGCGACGAGGAGAAGGCGCGGGCCAAGGAGCGGGTCTTCTCCCTGCGCGACGAGTTCGGCACGTGGGACCCGCGCCGCCAGCGGCCGGAGCTGTGGCAGCTGTACAACGGCCGTCATCTGCCCGGCGAGCATGTGCGCATCTTCCCGCTGTCCAACTGGACCGAGCTGGACGTGTGGCAGTACATCGCCCGCGAGGGCATCGAGCTGCCGTCCATCTACTTCGCGCACGAGCGTGAGGTGTTCCTGCGGTCCGGGATGTGGCTGGCGCCGGGCGACTGGGGCGGCCCGCGCGGCGGCGAACCGGTGGAGAAGCGCCGGGTGCGCTACCGCACCGTCGGCGACATGTCCTGCACCGGCGCCGTCCTGTCCGAGGCCTCCGGGGTCGACGAGGTGATCGTCGAGATCACCGCCTCCCGGCTCACCGAGCGCGGCGCCACCCGCGCCGACGACCGGCTGTCGGAGGCCGCGATGGAGGACCGCAAACGCGAGGGGTACTTCTGA